A genomic region of Alicyclobacillus sp. SO9 contains the following coding sequences:
- a CDS encoding AraC family transcriptional regulator, translating into MVFFEHHGMRERDSFVYFTLVNESFHLHFHRAFELIIVNEGELFVTIDQKEYVLCANQLAFIFSNQLHEFRTVRHSNITVVIFSPELIGHFFMNYKGYVPENNVLHLSQPLDFDGLDSIYKQKSFLYDICSSLVRHTPFHPVEYSTKTKVLQKTLLFIDKHYMYNCTLKTVAKHLRYDYAYLSKLFVQLTNMTFTEYIINYRISQACYLLKTSQQSISDIAMNCGYNNLRSFNRNFKRVTHHSPRRYRELSL; encoded by the coding sequence TTGGTTTTTTTTGAGCATCACGGAATGCGAGAAAGGGATTCCTTTGTTTACTTCACGCTAGTTAATGAAAGTTTTCATCTTCACTTTCATCGCGCCTTTGAACTGATTATTGTCAACGAAGGTGAGTTATTCGTCACGATTGACCAAAAGGAGTATGTCCTTTGTGCCAATCAGTTGGCTTTCATTTTTAGCAACCAATTACATGAATTCAGGACAGTTCGCCATTCCAACATCACAGTCGTCATTTTTTCTCCTGAACTCATCGGCCATTTCTTTATGAATTATAAGGGGTATGTTCCAGAAAATAATGTGCTTCATCTAAGTCAACCGCTAGACTTTGACGGATTAGACTCGATTTATAAACAGAAGAGTTTTTTGTATGACATTTGTAGTTCTCTCGTTCGTCATACCCCATTCCATCCGGTTGAATACTCAACCAAAACGAAGGTATTACAGAAAACCTTGCTCTTTATAGACAAACACTATATGTATAACTGCACATTGAAAACTGTGGCAAAGCACCTCCGCTATGATTACGCGTATTTGTCAAAACTGTTTGTCCAACTGACGAACATGACATTCACTGAATACATTATCAACTATCGAATTTCACAGGCTTGCTATCTGCTGAAAACGAGCCAGCAGTCCATTTCCGATATTGCCATGAACTGCGGCTACAACAATTTGCGGTCATTTAATCGTAATTTTAAACGGGTCACACATCATTCCCCGAGAAGGTACAGAGAGTTGTCCCTGTAA